ATTTCCTTCCGGCCGGACGACAGCGCCAGGGAATCCATTCTTGCCACCCCCGGCGTGCTGGCGGCACCCTTTCCCGCCAACTGCGGCTGGGTGGCAATGAAAACGCAGGCGCTGCGCGGGCCGCACAACCCGGAAGGCATCTCGCCGAACGATCTCGAGGCACATATCCAGCAGGCCTATCTCCGGGCTCGCAAGGGCTTCAACTGAGCCCGACGTGCTCGCGCCTGCGCATGTCCTTCATATGAACCACGCAACACTCCAGGCAGACCCGGCGCTGCGGCTGCACGATGGCAGCCTGGCCCCGCTGCGCCCGGCCAGGCCCGCCGACGATGCGGCCATGGCCTTCTTTGCGGCCGAGGCCAGCGAAGGCATGGCGCCGTGGTTCTGGTCGCAGAACGATCAAGGCCTCGCAACCCTGGAAGAAGGCGCTCGCCGGGCACGGCGCGAGGATGCGGATTTCTCCTATCGCAATGCCTGGATGGTTGAAGCACCGGGTGACAGCCCCGGCGAAGCCGTGGCCATGCTGCTGGGCTTCATGATCGAGCCTGCCGACATCGAGCTCGATGACTTGCCGCCACTGGTTCGACCGCTGGTCGAACTCGAGCAACGGGCAGCCGGCAGCTGGTACATCAACATCGTCGCCACCCGACCCGAATGGCGAGGCCATGGTCTTGGCACAGGCCTGCTGGCCTACGCGCATGCGCTGGCGATGCTGAAGGGTTGCGAGGAAGTCAGCTTGCAGAATTTCGAATCGAATGCCGCCGCGCGACGGCTTTACGAACGCTTTGGTTTTGTCGAGCGTGCCAGGCTGCCGATGCCGGCGCCACCACAAGGATCAAGAGTGCCGCACTTCGGTGCAAGCATCCTGCATGTCATGCGCACCCGCGAAGAGCTCGCGGCGCCTTTCCTGCGCTGAAGGTCCTGCGCTGAAGGTCCTGCGCTGAAGGTCCTGCGCTGAAGGTCCTGCGCTGAAGGTCCTGCGTTGATTGCTCAGTCTGCGGCTGCCACCTGCGGGCCGCATTCGAAATCATCTTCACCCAGCGGCCGGCACAGTTCCGGCCAGCCCTGCTCGCGCCAGTAGCGCTCGTAGCCGTAGTCACGCAGCAGCTGCTTGGCCCGATCCGTGACCAGCAGGCGGTGCGATACCGGATTGCGCAACTCGGCAAAGAAGCCATAAACACCGCCGTGATCAACAGTCAGCATCAGCTTGTCGAAATACGCTTCATCCCGGCCTGCGATGGCGAGGTATTCCATGGGCAGGTCGCTGGCGAGGATCTTGTCCTCCAGTCGCTGGTCGCCGTCTACCGCCCAATCAAAATAGAGCTTCGCCCTTTCCGCCCAGGGTTCGCCGGCGGCCAGGCCTTTTTCCATCGCCTCGCGCGCCGCTTCGATGCGATTTTCGCTCAGGGTGTAGACATACTGGTTGCCCAGCGCCAGGTGATAGGCTCGGCCAGCGGGGCCGGTCTCTTCCACGCCAGCCCGGCTCGCCGCATCGCGCGCTTCCTGCATGATGGAAAAGTCACCCCGTACCAGTCCCGCTTGCAGCAAGCGCCAGCGGAATACGCGCACGAAGGGGTCCAGCGCTACCAGCTGCCGCGCGATCGCCGTGGCCTCTTCGTCCTTGCCGACGTACAACAGCATCTCGGAGAGATCTTCCAGCCCGAAGCTGTAACTCGGATCACGCGCCAAGGCCCGGCGGTAGTAAGCGATCGCAGCGGCGTAGTTGCCCTTGCAGCGTTCGACATTGCCCAGCGCGTGCAGGGTCATCGGCGCCTCGGGGGCGAGTTCGGCGGCGCGGTTCGCCGCGCGCTCCATCTCCTCGAGGCTGTTCCAGAGCGCCAGGCGGATGTCCGGGTTATCCGTCCAGACGACCAGTTCGTTCGCCAGCGCCAGGCTGGCCCAGCCATCGGCAAAGTCCGGCGCCAGCGCCACGGCGCGCTCGAAGTGGTAAACCATTTCGTCCACGTCGCCGCGGCGCCGATACACGTCGCGGCCCTTGAGGTATTCGTCATAGGCCTCCGGCGGGATATCGCTGCGCACCACGTCCTGCTTGCCCCCGAGCGACACCTCGAACTGCTCGGCAATGCGCTGGGCAATGTCGTCCTGCAGGGCAAAGATGTTGTCGATCTTGCGGTCGTAGTTCTCGGACCAGACATGGAAGCCATCCGCGACGCGAATCAGCTGCGCCGTCACGCGCACCTGCTCGCCCTGGCGGCGAACGCTGCCCTCGATGATGTGCGACACGCCCAGCGTGCGCCCGATGTCGCGCACGTCGGCCGCCTGGTTCTTGAACTGGAAGACGGAGGTGCGCGCGGCGACATTCAGTTCCGGAATGGCCGCCAGCACGTTGAGGATTTCCTCGGTCATGCCATCGGAAAAATATTCCTGCTCGGGATCGCCGGACATGTTGGCGAAGGGCAGGACAGCGACAGAGACTTCACCGTCCGCCGGCACATCGCTGGCGCGGTAGCTCGGCTGGCCGAACTCGAACCAGGCAATGGCGAGAATGGCCAGCGCGGCGACCACGGAATAAAAGCGCTTGGTGCCGACACTGGGCTGGTCGACACGCACGCCATCGGCGGTCATTTCCAGCGACCAGGCGAGCGCCAGTGCCAGCGGGAAGCCCAGCATGCAGATGAAGATGAAGACCCGGAGCGCCCAGGCGGGCGCTTCGAAGACAGGAAAGGCGATGGAAGCGACCTGCACGACCACCCAGGCGGCAATGATGTAAGTGACACCAATGCGAAACACCTTGCGGCGTTTCAGCTCTTCGAACATCGACATGCTGGCTGACCCTCCCATCGCCCCCGACAGGGCTAGGCCAAGCTTAGCGCATCAGGGCAGCCAGCGGTCGCAGCCAGCTCCCGACTCAGTCAAGCACCAGCGTATCGCCCGGCTCTGCCAGCGAGATCACGCCCGGCGCAATCTGCGGCAGGATCTGCAGGAAACCTTGCAGCGAGTCGGTGCGCGCATGCGTCAGGGCAATCTGTTTCGGGGCGATGGTTCGCTCCAGCATCGGCAGCGCATCCGGGAAATGCTGCTTCAACAGGAACCATTGGGGCACCAGCAGCAGGTCGATTTCACCCGGCGGGATATCAAGGTTTGCGAAGAAGGCCTCGATCGGCTGGGTATCGCCGATATGCAGGATGCGCTTGCCAGCAATGGTAATGAGCGTGCCGAGATTCCGCGGCGTCGCATCCTCGTTGTCGCCATGCGGCAGGTAGAAGAACCGCAGGCTCAGGCCACCCCAGCTGCGATCACGCTTGGGCGTTTGCCATGGCTCGATGTCGAACAGCGGCAGGCCGCTTCCGCCCTGCTCCTCGATGGCGGCAATGGCACCCGGTGTCGCAAACAGCGGGGTGCCTTCATTCGCGCTCAACCATTCGATCGCCGCCGCGGGCTGGATGTGATCGACATGCTCATGCGAGGCCACGGCCGCAATCACCTTGCCGAAATCGCCCTCACCCGCCAGCATCGCCGCCCAGGTTGCTGCCGGGGTCGTGTGGTATTGCCAGGGCAATGGATCGCGCACAAACGCATCGATCAGTACGGCTCGATTGCCATCCGAGATCAGGAAGCCCTCGTTGGCAACGGCTGTGATGGTCACGATGCCTTCATCGGCAGCCTGGTTTTCGCCTGCAAAAGCCGGCGCAAGGAATGAAACCGCCAGCATGGCCAGCAAGAGCGAACGAAGTGATTGCGACATGTAACCCCCGATTCATGATGCCCAAGCAACAGACCCCGACCAGCGCGATAGGTTCACGCCGGCACCCGGAAACCCTCCCAGGCCGCGTAGTTATTCAACAAAACATGCTTTTCTATGAATCCCGGCGAAAGGTCATAAAGATATAAATATTTTAACTCTTTGTTTTTTATTGATTTTTATTTCACGTCTCGGGAATTTCTTTTTATATTCAGTGACTTATAAACCTGTACATAAGCTATACAAACCCTTGACTATTCGGGGCCAGCGAGTACTATTTTAAGCAACACCGGGACAGAACTATCGCTAGACCTCCTCGCGATTCCCGGCTTGAGGCGAAATCTTCAAGAGTTCGGTATGCAGTTCGATACCCCGTGAAGCCTCCCCCTAGGCTTCAATTGCGATTCACGCCCCTGAATCGCATGCCCCTTGGCCCACCGCCCTGCCTCGGTGGGCTTTTTTTGTGGGCCCGAAAAAAGCGGCCCCAGGGCCGCTGCGCGTGTCGATCCGACCAGGGTGGTCGATCGGATACAACCGTCGACTCGGGAGCCGCGGCCAGTTGTTGCGGACAAATAAAAACGGGCGACCCGAAAGTCGCCCGTGTCCTCCCCATTTGCGCCCCTGCAATGCCCCCTGGCGTTCTTGTCTGCAGCTTGACTGCTAGCGCTGGGTTCGTCGAATTCGCATGATGTATTTTTATTGCGAACTTTATGGCCGAACCGTGTTCTATGGTTTAAGTGTTTTTGTGCTTTACTGCAAGCGTTGGTCCGAACTGGAACAAAATTAATTCATCCATCATCACACCATGCAATTTCCCCGGGGGGCTTCATGAGATTACTCGTAGCGATTTCTGTCGCGTTCATTTTTTCTTTCACAAGCATTGCGCATGCCAATGAAGACTGGGTGGCAAAGAGCAACAGCCACACCCAGAAACTGCTGCTGGCACAAGCCGAGTTTTCCCCGGAAAGCGCCTCCAGCACGGGCCTCGAGCAGTTCGACGAGCAGATCATGGATCTCGCTCCGAAGCGTTACGAGCGCATGCAGAAAATGCGCCGCGACATGCTTGCCTACTACCAGAAAGCACTGAAGAAGGAGACGGATCCGCGCATCCGCCAGGACCTGGAAATCCTGATCAGCTCGCTCGAGGACGGCATCGAGTCCGCCGAGCTGTCGCATGACAGGATGTTCGGCTACATCAACGTGCCGAGCATGATCTTCGGCACGGTCAACACCATGACCCAGAAGCATGTCTCTCCGGAGCGCCAGGCCACCATCGTTACCCGACTCAACAAGTATGCCGGCCTGGCCGAAGGGCATCGTCCGTTCACCGAGCTGGCCATGGAAGCAACCGAGCGTCGCCTCAAGGACAAGTCGTTGATCGGGCCGTTCATCATCCAGCTGGAAAATGACATCGAAAACGGGCCGCGTTTCATCGAGGGCATCAGGACAACCATGGAAGCCAGCGGCCTGGAAGGCTGGGAGCCGGCGCATGCGGCCTTGAGCAAGCAGTTCGAGGAATACCTTGCCTGGGCCGAGGAAACGGTCAAGCCACGGGCCCGCGAGAACTTCCGCCTGCCGGCCGAGATCTATGCCGACAACCTCAAGAACTACGGCGTGACGATCTCGCCGCAGCAGCTGATCGAGCGTGCCACGGTGACCTTCATGGACCTGCGCGTGGAAATGAATGCGATCGCGAAGGAGATCGCCGCCGAGCGTGGCTTTGCATCTTCGGACTACCGCGATGTCATTCGCGAGCTGAAGAAGGAGCAGTACACCTCGGAAAACATCATGCCGTCCTACTTCGAGGTGCTGGCCGAGATCGAGGACATCATCGAAGAGCACGATATCGTGTCGCTGCCGGACCGCGAAGCGCAGATCCGCCTGGCAAGCCCGGCAGAATCCGCCGCGCTGCCAGTGCCGCACATGCGCCCGCCACGCCTGGTGAACAACCAGGGCGAGCAAGGCACGTTCGTGCTGCCGCTGAACAATCCGAATTCGG
This region of Gammaproteobacteria bacterium genomic DNA includes:
- a CDS encoding MmcQ/YjbR family DNA-binding protein, whose translation is MGEDTSQSFQWLADLCAQADGAVGDLMWGDELVYKVGESMFCIFKMEGNRPIEISFRPDDSARESILATPGVLAAPFPANCGWVAMKTQALRGPHNPEGISPNDLEAHIQQAYLRARKGFN
- a CDS encoding GNAT family N-acetyltransferase, with the protein product MNHATLQADPALRLHDGSLAPLRPARPADDAAMAFFAAEASEGMAPWFWSQNDQGLATLEEGARRARREDADFSYRNAWMVEAPGDSPGEAVAMLLGFMIEPADIELDDLPPLVRPLVELEQRAAGSWYINIVATRPEWRGHGLGTGLLAYAHALAMLKGCEEVSLQNFESNAAARRLYERFGFVERARLPMPAPPQGSRVPHFGASILHVMRTREELAAPFLR
- a CDS encoding tetratricopeptide repeat protein: MSMFEELKRRKVFRIGVTYIIAAWVVVQVASIAFPVFEAPAWALRVFIFICMLGFPLALALAWSLEMTADGVRVDQPSVGTKRFYSVVAALAILAIAWFEFGQPSYRASDVPADGEVSVAVLPFANMSGDPEQEYFSDGMTEEILNVLAAIPELNVAARTSVFQFKNQAADVRDIGRTLGVSHIIEGSVRRQGEQVRVTAQLIRVADGFHVWSENYDRKIDNIFALQDDIAQRIAEQFEVSLGGKQDVVRSDIPPEAYDEYLKGRDVYRRRGDVDEMVYHFERAVALAPDFADGWASLALANELVVWTDNPDIRLALWNSLEEMERAANRAAELAPEAPMTLHALGNVERCKGNYAAAIAYYRRALARDPSYSFGLEDLSEMLLYVGKDEEATAIARQLVALDPFVRVFRWRLLQAGLVRGDFSIMQEARDAASRAGVEETGPAGRAYHLALGNQYVYTLSENRIEAAREAMEKGLAAGEPWAERAKLYFDWAVDGDQRLEDKILASDLPMEYLAIAGRDEAYFDKLMLTVDHGGVYGFFAELRNPVSHRLLVTDRAKQLLRDYGYERYWREQGWPELCRPLGEDDFECGPQVAAAD
- a CDS encoding MBL fold metallo-hydrolase yields the protein MSQSLRSLLLAMLAVSFLAPAFAGENQAADEGIVTITAVANEGFLISDGNRAVLIDAFVRDPLPWQYHTTPAATWAAMLAGEGDFGKVIAAVASHEHVDHIQPAAAIEWLSANEGTPLFATPGAIAAIEEQGGSGLPLFDIEPWQTPKRDRSWGGLSLRFFYLPHGDNEDATPRNLGTLITIAGKRILHIGDTQPIEAFFANLDIPPGEIDLLLVPQWFLLKQHFPDALPMLERTIAPKQIALTHARTDSLQGFLQILPQIAPGVISLAEPGDTLVLD
- a CDS encoding DUF885 domain-containing protein translates to MRLLVAISVAFIFSFTSIAHANEDWVAKSNSHTQKLLLAQAEFSPESASSTGLEQFDEQIMDLAPKRYERMQKMRRDMLAYYQKALKKETDPRIRQDLEILISSLEDGIESAELSHDRMFGYINVPSMIFGTVNTMTQKHVSPERQATIVTRLNKYAGLAEGHRPFTELAMEATERRLKDKSLIGPFIIQLENDIENGPRFIEGIRTTMEASGLEGWEPAHAALSKQFEEYLAWAEETVKPRARENFRLPAEIYADNLKNYGVTISPQQLIERATVTFMDLRVEMNAIAKEIAAERGFASSDYRDVIRELKKEQYTSENIMPSYFEVLAEIEDIIEEHDIVSLPDREAQIRLASPAESAALPVPHMRPPRLVNNQGEQGTFVLPLNNPNSDSDEQMDDFLNASFAWALTAHEARPGHEMQFAAMVENGVSQARSLYAFNSANVEGWALYAETIVHPHFPKNGQLFALLSRAMRAARAFLDPMLNLGMITREQAKEFLMTEVVLSEPMALQEIDRYTFRAPGQANSYFFGYSSIQRIRTLTEIELRADFDEKAFHDFILAQGLLPPDLLEKAVMEEFVPSQK